The following are encoded in a window of Geobacter metallireducens GS-15 genomic DNA:
- a CDS encoding DMT family transporter, translating into MYSGQFLAVISAALFGISPVLCKLVIGEMSPALLAGLLYLGSGIGLHILLLFQGKKSIEEVKRLSPKKRLALLGSILSGGVVAPLFLAYGIKFGTASEVSLLLNIETVATTLIAWFVFREHVGLGVWGGKALILLGSVFVILKNDGSLAFSFAGLLVLLACAFWGIDNNLTRDIEELPATVLASIKGFGAGAFNTLLALALSTGTATVPQVAGSLLIGAMSYGMSLVLFVEALRRIGSARTSTLFAIGPFVGTFLSVLILGERPPATYWVAASLMLAGIALLQREMHGHPHTHEELSHSHKHLHDEHHQHEHAEGEGTEPHDHPHLHEPLTHSHVHWPDIHHRHSH; encoded by the coding sequence ATGTATTCCGGACAATTCCTTGCTGTCATATCCGCGGCGCTCTTCGGCATTTCTCCTGTCTTATGCAAGCTGGTGATAGGTGAAATGTCGCCCGCCCTGTTGGCAGGCCTTCTCTATTTAGGGTCGGGGATCGGACTGCACATCCTGCTGTTGTTTCAGGGGAAAAAATCAATCGAGGAGGTAAAGCGGCTATCCCCGAAGAAGCGGCTTGCTTTGCTTGGTTCGATACTCTCCGGCGGTGTTGTCGCTCCGCTCTTTCTTGCCTACGGCATTAAATTCGGCACCGCTTCAGAGGTTTCTCTCCTATTGAATATTGAAACGGTGGCAACCACACTCATTGCGTGGTTTGTCTTCAGGGAGCATGTGGGCCTCGGCGTTTGGGGGGGCAAGGCGCTCATTCTTCTCGGTTCGGTATTTGTCATTCTTAAGAACGACGGTTCTCTTGCCTTTTCCTTTGCCGGACTGCTCGTCCTTCTGGCCTGTGCGTTCTGGGGGATCGACAACAACCTGACCCGTGACATCGAGGAGCTGCCGGCAACGGTTCTCGCCAGCATCAAAGGGTTTGGCGCCGGGGCGTTCAACACACTCCTGGCGCTCGCTCTCTCAACCGGAACGGCAACCGTCCCTCAGGTCGCCGGTTCGCTCCTGATCGGCGCCATGAGCTACGGCATGAGCCTGGTTCTGTTCGTCGAGGCGTTGCGGAGAATCGGTTCCGCCAGGACCAGCACCCTCTTTGCCATTGGCCCTTTCGTCGGGACGTTCCTCTCCGTTCTCATCCTCGGCGAACGCCCGCCAGCGACCTATTGGGTTGCCGCTTCACTCATGCTTGCGGGGATAGCGCTCCTCCAGCGGGAAATGCACGGCCACCCCCATACCCACGAGGAGCTTTCTCATTCCCACAAGCACCTGCATGATGAGCATCATCAACATGAGCACGCTGAAGGTGAGGGGACGGAGCCCCATGACCATCCCCACCTGCATGAGCCGCTCACCCATTCTCACGTTCACTGGCCCGATATCCACCACAGGCACAGCCACTGA
- a CDS encoding DUF6448 family protein, whose protein sequence is MNTKNILSIKTAGIAAAIALSLALPQFASAHCDTLDGPVVQDARKAIEAKDITPVLKWVRPTDEHTVKSAFNAVLAAKGKNAEAAETRFFTTLVKVHRAGEGAPFTGLKPAGAVEPAVAEADKALVGGSADALVKLVSDDVAAGIRKRYEHAAETYRHKDESVAQGREFVKAYVEFTHYVERLHTDATGAGAHGEHGGDPHAEQHGGAGHSPVGHGAAEH, encoded by the coding sequence ATGAACACGAAAAATATACTCTCTATCAAAACGGCGGGAATCGCGGCAGCCATCGCCCTCTCCCTCGCGCTTCCCCAATTCGCCTCGGCCCATTGCGATACCCTCGACGGGCCGGTCGTTCAGGACGCGCGGAAGGCCATCGAAGCCAAGGATATTACCCCGGTCCTGAAATGGGTACGGCCGACGGATGAACATACGGTAAAGAGTGCTTTCAACGCGGTGCTGGCCGCCAAGGGGAAGAATGCCGAGGCTGCGGAGACACGGTTTTTCACGACCCTCGTCAAGGTCCATCGGGCCGGCGAGGGAGCACCGTTCACCGGCCTGAAGCCCGCCGGAGCGGTGGAGCCCGCCGTCGCCGAGGCGGACAAGGCCCTGGTCGGCGGTTCTGCCGACGCCTTGGTGAAACTGGTCAGCGACGATGTTGCGGCGGGGATCAGGAAACGCTACGAGCATGCCGCGGAGACCTACCGGCACAAGGATGAGAGTGTCGCCCAGGGGCGGGAGTTCGTGAAGGCGTATGTGGAGTTCACCCACTACGTCGAGCGGCTCCATACGGATGCCACCGGCGCGGGCGCCCACGGCGAGCACGGCGGAGACCCCCATGCCGAGCAGCACGGCGGCGCCGGGCATTCCCCGGTCGGGCACGGCGCGGCGGAGCACTGA
- a CDS encoding ABC transporter permease — MFERIREMVIKEFSQVFRDRRMKAIIFVTPILQLLMFGYAVTTDVKNITTAVYDLDRSYESRELARRLESSGYFTITSTPASPEELGELIDRGKVLAAVQVNRGFGRDLARGIPTEVQVIVDGTDSNTASVAMDYATRVIARFGKDMGSRAMTRPLAKTGRVDLRPRAWYNPDLRSRNYNVPGVIAIIIMLTSLLLTAMAVVREREIGTMEQLMVTPLKPVELILGKTIPFAVISFFDMALVTTVGVFWFGIPIKGSLPLLTLATGIYLLSVLGIGLFISTISRTQQQALMATFLFYIPAVLLSGFMFPIENMPEAIQYGTFLNPLRYFLVIIRGIFLKGNGIGVLWPQLAALLALGVAVMSLSALRFRKRLG, encoded by the coding sequence ATGTTCGAACGGATAAGAGAGATGGTAATCAAGGAGTTCAGCCAGGTCTTCCGGGACCGGCGGATGAAGGCGATCATCTTCGTCACCCCCATCCTGCAGCTCCTCATGTTCGGCTACGCGGTCACTACAGATGTCAAGAATATCACCACCGCCGTTTACGACCTGGACCGCTCATATGAAAGCAGGGAGCTTGCCCGAAGACTTGAATCCTCGGGCTACTTCACCATCACCTCCACCCCTGCTTCGCCGGAGGAGCTGGGGGAACTCATCGACCGGGGGAAGGTCCTCGCTGCGGTGCAGGTGAACCGCGGGTTCGGCCGCGACCTGGCGCGGGGGATCCCCACGGAGGTGCAGGTGATCGTGGACGGCACCGACTCGAACACCGCCTCTGTCGCCATGGACTACGCCACGCGGGTCATTGCCCGGTTCGGCAAGGATATGGGGAGCCGGGCGATGACCCGGCCCCTCGCGAAGACGGGGAGAGTCGATCTCCGCCCCCGTGCCTGGTACAACCCGGATCTTCGGAGCCGAAACTACAACGTCCCGGGGGTCATCGCCATCATCATCATGCTCACCTCTCTGCTGCTCACCGCCATGGCGGTGGTGCGGGAACGGGAGATCGGGACCATGGAGCAGCTCATGGTAACCCCCCTGAAACCGGTGGAGCTGATCCTGGGGAAGACCATCCCCTTCGCCGTCATCAGCTTCTTCGACATGGCACTGGTGACCACGGTCGGGGTCTTCTGGTTCGGCATCCCCATAAAGGGCTCCCTGCCGCTTCTCACCCTCGCCACCGGCATCTACCTCCTGTCGGTCCTCGGGATCGGGCTCTTCATCTCCACCATCTCCCGGACGCAGCAGCAGGCCCTCATGGCCACCTTTCTCTTCTACATCCCGGCGGTGCTCCTCTCCGGCTTCATGTTCCCCATCGAGAACATGCCGGAGGCGATCCAGTACGGCACCTTCCTCAATCCGCTCCGCTACTTCCTGGTCATCATCCGGGGGATCTTCCTGAAGGGAAACGGCATCGGCGTCCTCTGGCCCCAATTGGCCGCGCTCCTGGCCCTGGGGGTGGCGGTCATGTCCCTGAGTGCCCTGCGGTTCCGCAAGAGACTCGGCTGA
- a CDS encoding ABC transporter permease, whose protein sequence is MKLSRIRAIAKKELIQVIRDPLSLAMAFLMPVILLFIFGYAITMDVNNLRTVVYDLDRSSLSRELVSQFRESGYFTIVATLEQGGDIDAALDANRGQVALWIPEDFSENLRRGKSAPLQVVVDGSDSNTATIALGYVEAVAERFSQRTSGGLATPTIDPRVRVWYNPELKSRNYIIPGLIAVIMAVIAALLTSLTIAREWERGTMEQLIATPVKPTELIAGKLIPYFFIGFIDVALSVAMATLIFDVPLRGSLLLLALLSSLFLFGGLSLGILISVVARSQLVASQIAMVVSFLPAFLLSGFMYAIANMPTPLRNVTRVIPARYFVSILKGIFLKGSTLRLLAAETALLALFGVVVFILSVRKFRKRIV, encoded by the coding sequence ATGAAACTCTCTCGCATCCGCGCCATAGCCAAGAAAGAGCTGATCCAGGTTATCCGCGACCCCCTGAGCCTCGCCATGGCGTTTCTCATGCCGGTGATCCTCCTCTTCATCTTCGGCTACGCCATCACCATGGACGTGAACAACCTGCGCACCGTGGTCTACGACCTGGACCGAAGCTCCCTGAGCCGGGAGCTCGTGTCCCAGTTCCGGGAGTCGGGGTATTTCACCATTGTCGCCACCCTGGAGCAAGGCGGCGACATCGACGCCGCCCTGGACGCGAACCGGGGACAGGTGGCGCTCTGGATCCCGGAGGATTTCTCCGAGAACCTTCGGCGGGGGAAAAGCGCCCCGCTCCAGGTGGTGGTGGACGGAAGCGATTCCAACACCGCCACCATCGCCCTGGGCTACGTGGAGGCGGTTGCGGAGCGCTTCAGTCAGCGGACTTCGGGAGGGCTCGCGACCCCCACCATCGATCCCCGGGTGCGGGTCTGGTACAACCCGGAGCTGAAGTCCCGCAACTACATCATTCCCGGCCTCATCGCGGTGATCATGGCGGTCATCGCCGCCCTTCTCACCTCCCTCACCATCGCCCGGGAGTGGGAGCGGGGGACCATGGAGCAGTTGATCGCCACCCCGGTAAAGCCCACCGAGCTGATCGCCGGAAAGCTCATCCCCTACTTTTTCATCGGTTTCATCGACGTGGCCCTCTCGGTGGCCATGGCGACGCTCATCTTCGACGTTCCGTTGCGGGGGAGCCTCCTTCTTCTCGCCCTCCTCTCCTCGCTCTTCCTCTTCGGCGGACTCTCCCTGGGAATTCTCATCTCCGTGGTCGCCAGGTCCCAGCTTGTGGCGAGCCAGATCGCCATGGTGGTGAGCTTTCTCCCCGCCTTCCTCCTCTCCGGGTTCATGTACGCCATCGCCAACATGCCGACGCCGCTGCGGAACGTGACCCGGGTCATCCCGGCCCGCTACTTCGTCTCGATCCTCAAGGGGATCTTCCTCAAGGGGAGCACCCTCCGGCTCCTGGCGGCGGAAACCGCCCTCCTCGCCCTCTTCGGCGTGGTGGTCTTCATCCTGTCGGTCAGAAAATTCAGGAAAAGGATCGTGTGA
- a CDS encoding ABC transporter ATP-binding protein has protein sequence MNGNGTAVEFGGLTRVFGDFTAVDHISLTVRKGEIFGFLGPNGAGKSTTIKMLCGLLTPTAGKGMVGGFDIMGEAEEIKKTIGYMSQKFSLYDDLTVEENINFFSGIYRVPREKKRERKEWVLEMAGIAGKRGALTRTLSGGFKQRLALGCAILHEPPIIFLDEPTSGVDPISRRNFWRLIYDMAREGKTIFVTTHYMDEAEYCDRLALIYRGRIIAEGMPGTLKERHMARDVLEIEVEGVVEALELLDSHGIDAAIFGSVLHATVENAADDIPRIREALAGGGIGAVRIEKIVPSLEDVFVTLIETS, from the coding sequence ATGAACGGAAACGGTACGGCAGTGGAGTTTGGGGGGCTGACCCGGGTCTTCGGCGACTTTACCGCCGTGGATCACATCAGCCTCACGGTCCGCAAGGGGGAGATCTTCGGCTTTCTCGGCCCCAACGGCGCCGGAAAGTCCACCACCATCAAGATGCTCTGCGGCCTCCTCACTCCAACGGCCGGCAAGGGGATGGTGGGGGGCTTCGACATCATGGGGGAAGCGGAGGAGATCAAGAAGACCATCGGCTACATGTCCCAGAAGTTCTCCCTCTACGACGACCTCACCGTTGAGGAGAACATCAACTTTTTCAGCGGGATCTACCGGGTGCCGAGGGAGAAGAAGCGGGAGCGGAAGGAGTGGGTCTTGGAGATGGCGGGGATCGCCGGCAAGCGGGGCGCCCTCACGCGGACCCTCTCCGGCGGGTTCAAGCAGCGGCTGGCGTTGGGCTGCGCCATCCTCCACGAGCCCCCCATCATCTTTCTCGACGAGCCGACCTCCGGGGTCGACCCCATCTCCCGGCGCAACTTCTGGCGGCTCATCTACGACATGGCAAGGGAGGGGAAGACCATCTTCGTCACCACCCACTATATGGACGAGGCGGAGTACTGCGACCGGCTCGCCCTCATCTACCGGGGACGGATCATTGCCGAGGGAATGCCCGGCACCCTGAAGGAGCGGCACATGGCCCGGGATGTCCTGGAGATCGAGGTGGAGGGGGTGGTGGAGGCGCTGGAACTCCTCGACAGTCACGGCATTGACGCGGCCATCTTCGGCAGTGTCCTCCATGCCACCGTGGAAAACGCGGCCGACGATATCCCGCGAATCAGGGAGGCCCTTGCCGGGGGGGGGATCGGGGCCGTGCGGATCGAGAAGATCGTGCCGTCGCTGGAGGATGTGTTCGTGACGTTGATCGAGACGTCGTGA
- a CDS encoding ABC transporter ATP-binding protein codes for MNPVIRTDNLTKGFGPLTAVDGLTLEIGKGELFGLVGPDGAGKTTTMRLLTAIMEPSSGEAWVAGHSVRTEGERIKERIGYMSQRFGLYEELTVMENITFYADLYEVPKRERPPRFERLLGFSNLTPFRDRLAGKLSGGMKQKLGLACALIHTPEILFLDEPTNGVDPVSRRDFWRILYDLLKEGITIFVSTAYLDEAERCTRVGLMHRGRILVDDTPARIKGSLGFPMVELWTGEARLAEEIVRGTDGVRSVSIYGDKLHVSLERSGIEELVAGRLKGEGIEVKGHRPILPSLEDVFIAMVEGK; via the coding sequence ATGAACCCGGTCATCCGTACCGACAACCTCACCAAGGGCTTCGGCCCGCTGACTGCCGTGGACGGCCTGACCCTGGAGATCGGCAAAGGGGAACTGTTCGGCCTGGTGGGTCCGGACGGCGCCGGCAAGACCACTACCATGCGCCTTCTGACCGCCATCATGGAGCCTTCGTCCGGCGAGGCATGGGTGGCCGGGCATTCGGTCCGGACAGAAGGAGAGCGGATCAAGGAGCGGATCGGCTACATGTCCCAGAGATTCGGCCTCTACGAAGAGCTGACCGTCATGGAAAACATCACCTTCTACGCCGACCTCTACGAGGTTCCGAAACGGGAGCGGCCGCCGCGCTTCGAGCGGCTTCTCGGCTTCTCCAACCTCACCCCCTTCAGGGACCGGCTGGCGGGAAAGCTCTCCGGCGGCATGAAGCAGAAGCTGGGGCTTGCCTGCGCCCTCATCCACACCCCGGAGATCCTCTTTCTCGATGAGCCAACCAACGGGGTCGATCCGGTCTCCCGGCGGGACTTCTGGCGAATCCTCTACGATCTCCTGAAGGAGGGGATCACCATCTTCGTCTCCACCGCCTACCTGGACGAGGCGGAGCGCTGCACGAGAGTCGGCCTCATGCACCGGGGGAGAATCCTGGTCGACGACACCCCGGCGCGGATCAAGGGTTCCCTCGGCTTCCCGATGGTGGAGCTCTGGACCGGCGAGGCAAGGCTGGCGGAGGAGATCGTGCGGGGAACCGACGGAGTGCGGAGCGTGAGCATCTACGGCGACAAGCTCCACGTCTCCCTGGAGCGGAGCGGGATCGAGGAGCTGGTGGCCGGGAGGCTGAAGGGGGAGGGAATCGAGGTGAAGGGGCACCGGCCGATCCTCCCATCCCTGGAGGATGTCTTCATCGCCATGGTGGAGGGGAAATGA
- a CDS encoding HlyD family secretion protein produces MKRKLILLILVVVIAGVAAFFLLNRKKDDTGILLSSGNVEVTEVDLGFKVPGRVERLLTDEGRKVVAGEAVAVLDRSELLRQMEAQRAVIDASSARLLELQHGSRPQEKRSARAMVASASADLEKAVKDLERAETLFRNGAIAAQQRDVAKRSFEVAKAQQDHAVQNESLVKEGPRLETIRATEAQVRQAGAQLGVYREQLADMELKTPVKGVVLRKNVEAGETVTAGTPIFTVGELEHPWVKIYVKEDKLGLVKLGQKAEVTVDTYPGRKFAGVVTYISSEAEFTPKNVQTQEERVKLVFGVKVSVDNPNQELKPGMPADVRIVTGDRESGTRK; encoded by the coding sequence ATGAAAAGGAAACTGATACTTCTAATACTTGTGGTCGTCATTGCGGGTGTTGCCGCCTTCTTCCTGCTGAATCGGAAAAAGGACGATACCGGTATCCTGCTAAGCTCCGGAAACGTGGAGGTGACCGAGGTGGATCTCGGCTTCAAGGTTCCCGGGAGGGTGGAGAGGCTCCTGACCGACGAGGGGAGGAAAGTGGTAGCGGGGGAGGCCGTGGCGGTGCTCGACCGCTCGGAACTCCTGCGCCAGATGGAAGCGCAGCGGGCCGTCATCGACGCCAGCAGCGCCCGGCTCCTGGAACTGCAGCACGGCTCCCGCCCCCAGGAAAAAAGGAGCGCTCGGGCCATGGTCGCATCGGCATCGGCTGATCTGGAAAAGGCTGTAAAGGACCTCGAACGGGCCGAGACCCTCTTCAGAAACGGCGCCATCGCCGCCCAGCAGCGGGACGTCGCCAAGCGTTCCTTCGAGGTGGCAAAGGCCCAGCAAGATCATGCCGTGCAGAACGAGAGCCTGGTAAAGGAAGGACCGCGCCTGGAGACGATCAGGGCGACGGAGGCCCAGGTGCGGCAGGCCGGGGCACAGCTCGGGGTCTACCGGGAGCAGCTGGCGGACATGGAGCTGAAAACGCCGGTAAAGGGGGTGGTCCTGCGGAAAAACGTGGAAGCGGGTGAAACCGTTACCGCCGGGACCCCCATCTTCACTGTGGGGGAACTGGAGCACCCCTGGGTGAAGATCTATGTGAAGGAGGACAAGCTGGGGCTCGTGAAGCTCGGCCAGAAGGCCGAGGTGACGGTCGACACCTATCCCGGCAGGAAGTTCGCGGGGGTGGTGACCTACATCTCCTCCGAGGCGGAATTCACTCCCAAGAACGTGCAGACCCAGGAAGAACGGGTGAAGCTCGTCTTCGGGGTCAAGGTGAGCGTGGACAACCCGAACCAGGAGCTGAAGCCCGGCATGCCGGCCGATGTCAGGATCGTGACCGGGGACCGGGAATCGGGGACCAGGAAATGA
- a CDS encoding TolC family protein, whose protein sequence is MKRLVILMGMVLLPHGVFAEAGVPAFALSRVIDFALENEPKLSVLGKDIEAAKHTVDAAKGGRWPRLDLEAGITRYRYAAPITPISGAPQNGGGFPPFDKDIYDASLTLKLPIYRGGRLVKNVEIAEINRLIAERALHQGRQELVFNVTSVYCKILELEELLKAHEQNVRQLEEHRRVTEQFVKAGSAARVDLMKTDVELAHGRQQVLATQNAGAAAYALLRSLMGVDESYPRFTVAEEPFPEKGYPPEEKAVEVALRQRPDYLKVKARTELFQARLDLARGKRLPSVDVAGEYGERAGDSLSFKENWNIGLRLSYPLFDGGITRAEIKKGMVELERTGEELRAVRLSIVREVREAYLAVADAEKRLAVAREAISSAEENLRVEQLKYETGVGTTRDVIDAQTALLRATTDRHQASYDLAAAKAALDKALGSNAYGEVASR, encoded by the coding sequence ATGAAAAGGTTAGTGATCTTGATGGGGATGGTTCTTCTGCCGCATGGAGTCTTTGCAGAGGCTGGCGTGCCGGCCTTCGCCCTTTCCCGGGTGATTGATTTCGCCCTGGAGAACGAGCCGAAGCTTTCGGTCTTGGGCAAGGATATCGAGGCGGCAAAACACACCGTCGACGCCGCCAAGGGGGGGAGGTGGCCAAGGCTCGATCTGGAGGCAGGCATCACGCGCTACCGCTATGCCGCTCCCATCACCCCTATCTCCGGGGCCCCGCAGAATGGCGGAGGATTCCCCCCCTTCGACAAAGACATCTACGATGCGTCGCTGACCCTGAAGCTTCCCATCTACCGGGGGGGACGCCTGGTGAAAAACGTGGAGATTGCGGAGATCAACCGGCTGATTGCGGAGCGGGCCCTTCATCAGGGGAGACAGGAGCTGGTCTTCAACGTCACGAGCGTCTACTGCAAGATCCTGGAGCTGGAGGAGCTCCTCAAGGCCCACGAGCAGAATGTGCGGCAACTCGAAGAGCACCGGCGAGTCACCGAGCAGTTTGTCAAGGCCGGGAGCGCGGCGCGGGTGGACCTCATGAAGACCGACGTGGAGCTCGCCCATGGCCGTCAGCAGGTCCTGGCGACGCAAAACGCCGGCGCTGCCGCCTATGCGCTGCTGCGCTCCCTCATGGGGGTGGACGAAAGCTACCCGCGATTCACCGTGGCCGAAGAGCCTTTCCCTGAAAAGGGGTATCCGCCTGAAGAAAAAGCGGTCGAGGTCGCCCTGCGGCAGCGTCCCGACTACCTGAAGGTAAAGGCGCGGACGGAACTTTTCCAGGCACGGCTCGACCTCGCCAGGGGGAAACGCCTCCCATCCGTGGATGTGGCGGGGGAGTACGGGGAAAGGGCGGGGGATTCCTTGTCGTTCAAGGAGAACTGGAACATCGGTCTTCGGCTCTCCTACCCCCTCTTTGACGGCGGGATAACCAGAGCGGAGATCAAAAAGGGGATGGTGGAGCTGGAGCGGACCGGCGAAGAGCTCCGTGCCGTGCGGCTTTCGATCGTCCGGGAGGTGAGGGAGGCGTATCTTGCCGTCGCCGACGCGGAGAAGAGGCTTGCCGTGGCGCGGGAGGCGATCTCCTCGGCGGAAGAGAACCTGCGGGTAGAGCAGTTGAAGTATGAAACCGGGGTCGGGACGACGAGGGACGTGATCGACGCCCAGACGGCGCTCCTGCGGGCAACGACCGACCGGCACCAGGCCTCCTACGACTTGGCGGCGGCGAAGGCGGCCCTGGACAAGGCCTTGGGGAGCAACGCATACGGGGAGGTGGCCTCACGATGA
- a CDS encoding TetR/AcrR family transcriptional regulator, with the protein MKPRKKEPTEVRRQQITEAALRIIGTKGISGATTAEIASASGISEGNLYRHFKGKEEILGSVIDKIGNDLASILDAAADIAEPLRRLEEIFKRHLSYIEEHVGIPRTIFTEEVLVLNETLREKVRGNLMHYFRGISAVIEQGQEAGALNREMDPNALATMFIGTVNFTALRWVMNKFSSKLSDEGERLWETFVKSLVCKV; encoded by the coding sequence ATGAAACCACGAAAAAAAGAGCCCACGGAAGTAAGGCGACAGCAGATTACCGAGGCGGCCCTCAGGATTATCGGAACGAAAGGAATAAGCGGCGCAACAACAGCGGAGATCGCCTCTGCGAGCGGCATCTCCGAAGGGAACCTTTACCGGCACTTCAAGGGGAAGGAAGAGATCCTCGGGTCGGTGATCGACAAGATCGGAAACGATCTCGCATCGATTCTCGATGCCGCTGCGGATATCGCCGAACCACTGCGCAGACTTGAGGAAATCTTCAAGCGGCACCTCTCGTACATCGAAGAGCATGTGGGCATTCCCCGCACCATCTTCACCGAGGAGGTTCTGGTGCTGAACGAGACCCTCCGGGAAAAAGTCAGGGGAAATCTCATGCACTATTTCAGGGGGATCAGCGCCGTTATCGAACAGGGACAGGAAGCGGGGGCATTGAACAGGGAAATGGACCCGAACGCTCTGGCCACCATGTTCATCGGCACGGTCAATTTTACCGCCCTGCGGTGGGTAATGAACAAGTTTTCCTCGAAACTGAGCGATGAGGGGGAAAGGCTCTGGGAAACCTTTGTGAAGTCGCTCGTCTGCAAGGTGTGA
- the treZ gene encoding malto-oligosyltrehalose trehalohydrolase — protein sequence MGEWHLDMGATPLAGGVRFRVWAPLAESVAVIPCGKEASYPLSRAGEYFQGTIAGMAPGDRYWYLLDGTLRRPDPASRSQPDGVHGPSQVVAPVSFCWTDGQWRGLKLEELITYELHVGTFTPVGTFTAAIRRLDYLAELGVTAVELMPVAEFPGTRNWGYDGVFPFAPHHAYGGANGLKALVDACHRRGLAVILDVVYNHLGPEGNYLHPFAPYFTDRYRTPWGDAVNFDGPDSNGVRHYVIANALHWVSEYHVDGLRLDAIHGIYDFSARHILLDISQAVDSLARQLGRKVHVIAESDLNDVRTITPPEWGGHGCHAQWCDDFHHGLMTYLTGERQGYYADFGLFGHLEKAFREGFVYSGQYSRHRRRRHGSPSAARPPRQLVVFSQNHDQVGNRLRGDRPSLRLSLEQLKLAAGAVILSPYLPLLFMGEEYSETAPFPYFTSHGDPELAEAVRQGRREEFASFGWEAEVPDPQAEETFLAARIDPERRHQGWHRSLYAFYREVIRLRRELPHLRHPEREEVAVVGLEADRVIALRYRHGGRELITLFALGKTPRTVRLPFRHGECRKLLDSAGKSWGGPGSIAPERIGADGDGAGLTLAPFSVTLYGTG from the coding sequence ATGGGAGAGTGGCATCTGGACATGGGGGCGACCCCCCTTGCCGGGGGAGTTCGCTTCAGGGTATGGGCCCCTTTGGCCGAGTCGGTGGCGGTCATCCCCTGCGGGAAAGAGGCATCGTACCCCCTCTCCCGGGCCGGCGAATACTTCCAGGGGACCATCGCCGGCATGGCCCCGGGAGACCGTTACTGGTACCTGCTTGACGGCACTCTCCGGCGTCCCGACCCCGCGTCACGGAGCCAGCCCGACGGGGTCCACGGTCCATCCCAAGTGGTGGCTCCGGTCTCCTTCTGCTGGACCGATGGCCAGTGGCGGGGGCTGAAGCTTGAAGAACTGATCACCTACGAGCTCCACGTGGGGACCTTCACCCCCGTGGGTACCTTCACGGCGGCAATCAGGCGCCTCGATTACCTGGCGGAGCTGGGAGTGACCGCGGTGGAGCTCATGCCGGTGGCGGAGTTTCCCGGCACCCGCAACTGGGGGTATGACGGGGTTTTCCCCTTTGCCCCGCACCACGCCTACGGAGGGGCGAACGGGCTCAAGGCCCTGGTGGACGCCTGCCACCGGCGGGGGCTCGCCGTGATCCTCGACGTGGTCTACAACCACCTCGGCCCCGAGGGGAACTATCTCCACCCCTTTGCCCCCTACTTCACCGACCGCTACCGCACGCCGTGGGGAGATGCCGTCAACTTCGACGGACCCGACAGCAACGGGGTGCGCCACTACGTAATCGCCAACGCCCTCCACTGGGTAAGCGAGTACCACGTGGACGGCCTGCGCCTCGACGCCATCCACGGCATCTACGACTTCAGCGCCCGCCACATCCTTCTGGACATCAGCCAGGCGGTCGATTCCCTGGCCCGGCAGCTGGGGAGGAAGGTCCACGTCATCGCCGAGAGCGACCTGAACGACGTGCGGACCATCACGCCGCCGGAATGGGGGGGACACGGCTGCCACGCCCAGTGGTGCGACGATTTCCACCACGGGCTCATGACGTACCTCACCGGGGAACGTCAGGGGTATTACGCGGATTTCGGCCTCTTCGGCCATCTGGAGAAGGCTTTTCGGGAAGGGTTCGTTTACTCCGGCCAATACTCCCGCCACCGCCGGCGCCGCCACGGCAGCCCGTCGGCGGCCCGTCCACCCCGGCAGCTGGTGGTCTTCTCCCAGAACCACGACCAGGTGGGAAACCGGCTACGGGGGGACCGCCCCTCGCTCCGCCTCTCCCTGGAGCAGCTCAAGCTGGCCGCCGGCGCGGTCATCCTCTCCCCCTACCTCCCCCTTCTCTTCATGGGGGAGGAGTACAGCGAAACCGCACCCTTTCCCTACTTCACGAGCCACGGCGACCCGGAGCTGGCGGAGGCGGTGCGGCAGGGGCGCCGGGAAGAGTTCGCCTCCTTCGGCTGGGAGGCCGAGGTGCCTGACCCCCAGGCCGAAGAGACCTTCCTCGCCGCCAGAATCGACCCGGAGCGCCGTCACCAGGGGTGGCACCGCTCCCTGTACGCCTTTTACCGGGAAGTGATCCGGCTCCGCCGGGAGCTTCCGCACCTGCGCCACCCCGAGCGGGAGGAGGTGGCGGTGGTCGGGCTGGAAGCGGACCGGGTCATCGCCCTCCGCTATCGCCATGGCGGGAGAGAACTCATCACCCTCTTTGCCCTGGGGAAAACTCCCCGCACCGTCCGGCTCCCCTTCAGACACGGCGAATGCCGCAAGCTCCTCGATTCGGCCGGGAAGAGCTGGGGCGGTCCGGGGAGCATCGCGCCGGAACGAATCGGCGCTGACGGCGATGGCGCAGGCCTCACCCTCGCGCCCTTCAGCGTCACGCTCTACGGCACAGGGTAA